The following DNA comes from Noviherbaspirillum sp. L7-7A.
GCAACTTGGAATGCGGCCGCTTGGCGCCCTTGGCAACCAGCGCTACTCGCCCGTAGTCGCGAGACAGCACATCGACGATCAGGCTGGTTTCCTTGTAGGGGTAGCTGTGCAGCACGAAGGCTGGCTGCTCGGCCACACGCATGTCCCGTTCGGGCGTGCGTGGCCGCCTGGCTGGTGCAGCAGTCGGTTTCGCGACAGGCGCTGCCGTTTTGCGCTCCGCGATGGGCCTGTCCTCGTCTAGCTGGCGATCCGCATCCATCGCCTTGGCCTATTCATAGCCATAGGCCCGCAAGCCGGCTTCATTGTCAGCCCAGCCCGATTTGACCTTGACCCAGATTTCCAGGTACACCGGGCCGCCGAAGAGTTTCTCCATGTCGAGACGCGACTGGGTGGAGATTTCCTTCAGCCGTGCGCCCTTCTGGCCGATGAGCATGGCCTTGTGGCTGTCGCGCTCGACCAGGATGGCGGCAAATACCCTGCGCAGATTGCCTTCCTGCTCGAACTTCTCGATCAGCACCGTGCTGGTATAAGGCAATTCCTCACCGACGAAGCGAAACACCTTTTCCCGCACGATTTCGGCTGCCAGGAATTTCTCGCTGCGATCGGTAATGTCATCGGCATCGAAAATCGGTTCATTCTCGGGCAGGCGCTGCTCGATTTCATCCTGCAGGTACTGCAACTGGAAACGCTGTTTGGCCGATACAGGCACCACGGCAGCGAAGGCGTGCAGGCCGGCCACTTTCTGGGCAAATGGCATCAGCGCCTTCTTGTCCTTCACATAATCGGACTTGTTGATCACCAGGATGCAGGGCACGTCGGCCGGGATCAGGTCCAGCACCTGCTGGTCAGGCTGGCCCCAGGTGCCGGCCTCGACAACGAACAGGATCACATCGGACGCGGTCAGCGTATCGCTGACGGTGCGATTGAGCTTCTTGTTCAGCGCGTTGGCATGGCGGGTCTGGAAACCGGGTGTGTCGACGTAGATGAACTGGGCCCGCTCGGACGTCTGGATACCCGTAATGCGGTGCCGCGTGGTTTGCGCCTTGCGCGAGGTGATGCTGACCTTGGCGCCGATCAGCGCATTCATCAGGGTGGACTTGCCGACGTTCGGTCGGCCCACGATGGCGATGTAACCGCAGCGAAACGCGGGTGTTGCAACAGGTTCTGTCATGCGGTCTTGGTATGGGTAGGGGCCAGCGGCTGGCTGGGTGCGGTTTCACCAGCCGGCTGTGCGGTTTTTTTCTGGCTGGCGTCAGACGGAGACGGCGCCGCTTTTCCCGGCACGGCATCGTCGATGGGCAACTCGGCCTGTACGGTGGCAATGCCGGCCAGCTTCAGTTGGGAAGCCCGCGGCCGGCTCTTGCGGGTGCCTGCGGGAGATTTCGTCAATGCCTTCTGCACTGCTTCAAGCGCCAGCTTTGCTGCCGCCTGCTCTCCGGCGCGCCGGCTGCCGCCAGTGCCGAATACCTGAATGTCCAGCTTGGGCACCAGGCATTCAATCTCGAACTCCTGGTTGTGCGCGGCACCGTGCGTCGCCACGACGTTGTACTGCGGCAGTGCGATTTTTTTGCCCTGCAGGAACTCCTGCAACAGGGTTTTCGCATCCTTGCCCAGGGTCTTGGGGTCGACAGTGTCCAGGATCGAGATGTAGAGCGTGCGTATCACCTTGCGCGCTGCCTCGAAACCAGCGTCGAGAAACACCGCGCCGAACAAGGCTTCCAGCGTGTCAGCCAGAATGGACGGTCGCCGGAAGCCGCCGGATTTCAGCTCCCCTTCACCCAAGCGCAGAAAGTGGGACAATTCCAGTTTTTGCGCGATTTCATACAGGGATTGCTGCTTGACGAGATTGGCGCGCAACCGGGAAAGGTCGCCTTCATCGATTTTCGTATAGCGTTCGAAAAGCAGCGAGGCAACTACGCAGTTCAGTATCGAATCACCAAGAAACTCAAGCCGCTCATTATGCAGACTGCTATGGCTGCGATGCGTCAGTGCCTGCTGCAAAAGCGCGGCATCCTTGAACGTGTGGCCCAGCCTGTTCTGCAGTAATGTCAAATCCATCATGTTGGTGTGAGGTGCCCGCTACTCGGCCTTCCTGGACGCTGGATTTGATGAAGTGCTTCCTTCATAGTCCAGCACCAGGCTCGCCGGACCGGCCAGATGTATCACTTTCTGATAAGAGAAACTGACGTCGTTTTCCTTGCTGATGTCCAGGTCCTTGCCGCTGATGGAACGGATATAAGCGATCTCGGCATGACGATCGAATGCCGACCGTATTTCCTGAGGCGTCGTTCCAGCGACCCTGGCTGCCGCAATCGCCTTCTTGACCGCCATGTATTCCGTCACCGATGGCACGATCCGCAGAGCCAGAACACCGATAAACCCGAGCACTGCGAGCAAGAAGATCAGCCCGGTCAACGAGATGCCCGACTGGTTTTTCTTTGACCACACTTTCATCGATTCGCTCCCGCCATGCCTAGTGAAAACTACCTATCCGCTTCAGATTACCGAGGTTCATCCAGACGAAGAATGCCTTTCCGACAATGTACTCGTCCGGTACGAATCCCCAATAGCGACTATCCAGACTATTGTCTCGATTATCGCCCATCATGAAATAATGTCCAGCAGGCACTGTGCATACGAAACCTTCCGAATTGTAGCTGCACAGTTCCTTACGCGGAAAAGCATCCGGATTGGGTACATAAGCGGGTGCCCTGTCGTCATTGAGAATGCGGTGTGCTACCCCAGTCAGGTTTTCCTCGAACTGTT
Coding sequences within:
- the era gene encoding GTPase Era codes for the protein MTEPVATPAFRCGYIAIVGRPNVGKSTLMNALIGAKVSITSRKAQTTRHRITGIQTSERAQFIYVDTPGFQTRHANALNKKLNRTVSDTLTASDVILFVVEAGTWGQPDQQVLDLIPADVPCILVINKSDYVKDKKALMPFAQKVAGLHAFAAVVPVSAKQRFQLQYLQDEIEQRLPENEPIFDADDITDRSEKFLAAEIVREKVFRFVGEELPYTSTVLIEKFEQEGNLRRVFAAILVERDSHKAMLIGQKGARLKEISTQSRLDMEKLFGGPVYLEIWVKVKSGWADNEAGLRAYGYE
- a CDS encoding DUF4845 domain-containing protein; the encoded protein is MKVWSKKNQSGISLTGLIFLLAVLGFIGVLALRIVPSVTEYMAVKKAIAAARVAGTTPQEIRSAFDRHAEIAYIRSISGKDLDISKENDVSFSYQKVIHLAGPASLVLDYEGSTSSNPASRKAE
- the rnc gene encoding ribonuclease III produces the protein MDLTLLQNRLGHTFKDAALLQQALTHRSHSSLHNERLEFLGDSILNCVVASLLFERYTKIDEGDLSRLRANLVKQQSLYEIAQKLELSHFLRLGEGELKSGGFRRPSILADTLEALFGAVFLDAGFEAARKVIRTLYISILDTVDPKTLGKDAKTLLQEFLQGKKIALPQYNVVATHGAAHNQEFEIECLVPKLDIQVFGTGGSRRAGEQAAAKLALEAVQKALTKSPAGTRKSRPRASQLKLAGIATVQAELPIDDAVPGKAAPSPSDASQKKTAQPAGETAPSQPLAPTHTKTA